One window of Bos indicus isolate NIAB-ARS_2022 breed Sahiwal x Tharparkar chromosome 18, NIAB-ARS_B.indTharparkar_mat_pri_1.0, whole genome shotgun sequence genomic DNA carries:
- the CEBPG gene encoding CCAAT/enhancer-binding protein gamma, with protein MSKVSQQNSTPGVNGISVIHTQAHASGLQQVPQLVPAGPGGGGKAVPPSKQSKKSSPMDRNSDEYRQRRERNNMAVKKSRLKSKQKAQDTLQRVNQLKEENERLEAKIKLLTKELSVLKDLFLEHAHNLADNVQPSSTENTTNPDKAGQ; from the coding sequence ATGAGCAAGGTATCGCAGCAGAACAGCACTCCGGGCGTGAACGGAATAAGTGTCATCCATACTCAGGCTCATGCCAGCGGCTTACAGCAGGTTCCTCAGCTGGTGCCCGCCGGCCCTGGGGGTGGAGGCAAAGCTGTGCCTCCCAGCAAGCAGAGCAAAAAGAGCTCACCCATGGATCGCAACAGTGACGAGTACCGTCAGCGCAGGGAGAGGAACAACATGGCTGTGAAAAAGAGCCGGTTGAAAAGCAAGCAGAAAGCGCAGGATACGCTGCAGAGAGTCAATCAGCTCAAGGAAGAGAATGAACGGTTGGAAGCAAAAATTAAATTGCTGACTAAGGAATTAAGTGTACTGAAAGATTTGTTTCTTGAGCACGCACACAACCTCGCAGATAACGTGCAACCCAGTAGCACTGAAAATACGACAAATCCTGACAAGGCAGGACAGTAG